In Methanofollis aquaemaris, the genomic window GGGGCCTGAACAGATCGGGGTGGTGACCCCGGTCGAGAGATCATACGAGAGGACATCATCCGACCCATCAATCACGTCGTACCAGACAATTATATTCCCTGAAATGTCGGGAGAATATCCATCCAGACTTATCGGAAACTGTGCCATGATACCAGGCTCTGCAAGGGACGAAGCCTCCGCAGATGCCGCCGGGACGATCAGCACCATCCCGGCCACCAACAGCCCGAGCACCGCAATGGGCAGGGCATTTCTGTGCGTTTTTTTCACGACTATTCCTCCATTTTCCTGTTACCCAATCAATACACAGACCCTCCGGTCCGGGTAAAAATATGATCGGGAGGCTTGAAGGTTTCAGGAAAACCATATGACTCCTGAAACCTCACAAGGGCACCATTCCAGTGCCCACACACAATAATTATAATATCAGATATATGTAGTTTCTGTGATGATAGCCTACACCTTGGGAAACATGGGATTACCAGACCTCCAGATCGATCACCCCGTCCGCCACTCATAGACATCTGCATCAACCTCATTATAATGAAAAAAAGCTGATCACATCACTATCTGCTATTTTTTCCACCGCTGGTGTTTATCCTAGAACCTCAAGCGCGCAGAAAAAAGATATCAGACAGCAGCCCTGTAGAAGCAGAGATGAAGCAAATGCACGCTTCAGGCATACCGCATGAAAGGTATTCATTGGGTTCTGTAGAATCAGGCATGAACCTTGGGCTCAAGCATACGGGATGAAAACAGTTCAGAGAACCTCTCTTATCGCGGCAGCGCACTCGGAGGACATTGATCAAGTGCCGCCCCCGCCTATCCTCTCTCCGTGGGGGTCCGGGGGTGAAACCCCCGGCGCGAGATTGCGGTGAAGAGTCTGCGATTGAGGGCGGCACATCAGATCATCATACCTTCCTCATCTTCACGCCGGGGGCTCTGCCCCCGGACCCCCGGGATGAAGATAGGGCGGGGAAGGCACAATCAATGACCCTGAAGAAGGTATTGCTGTCCTCCGCCTACCTTCGTGCGGGGGGACCGGAGGGCGGCCAACTCCCCGTCGAAGAGAACCATCAAGATGAATTCTACAAAGCCAAAAAAAAAAGAAAAAATCACCTTTCCTCAGAAAAAGGAGATCCCGCCGATGGCCCCTCACTCCTCCTGCGGCGCCAGGAGGTTTGCGACCATCGCAAAGGTCATCATCGAGAGTGCTTCAGGACGCAGGGTGAGCACCTCGTCAGGGAGTTCTGCAAACACCCGGTCAAGTTCTTCCTTCCCGAAGATCCCCTTCGCCCCCCGCAACCCGTTCCTCACCGTCTTTCTCCGGTGAGAGAAGAGCTCGCGCACCACATCGGCATACACCTCCCGATCCGCGATGAAGTACGGCGGTTCGTGGGGGGTGAGGCGCACCACCATCGAGGCGACCTGCGGCGGCGGGGAGAACGAGCCCGGACCAAGGTTGAAGCAGAGTTCCACATCGGCATAGGTCTGGACCATCACCGAAAGACGACCGCAGTCCGGCGTCCCGACCGTCGCCGCCATCCTCTCCGCAAACTCACGTTGGTACATCAGCACCGCCCGCTCGAACCCCGCCTCAAGGAGGCGGAAGGTGATCGGCGAGGACGCAGAATACGGGAGATTTGCGACGACGATCTCAAACGGCGGGAAAGGAACCCTTGTTGCGTCGCCATGGACGATCTCAAGACGTCCTGACTCGATCTCGTCGGCAAAGGTGAAAGAGAGTTCCTCCACCAGGGAACCGTCGAGTTCGACGGCGACCACCCTGGCGCCGGCCTCAAGGAGGGCGGCAGTCAGCACACCCCTCCCCGGACCGATCTCCAGAACCCGCCGACCCACAAGGTCGCCGGCCAGGTCCACGATCCGACCGACCGCCCGTCGGTCAAGAAGAAAATGTTGATCGTGCCTTGCTTTCATCGTGCCGTGAAGAGACGATACTTGATCTCCGGATCTTCGAGTTCTTCCATGACCCTCCCGACAATGAGTTTGGTCGGGTTCGGAATGGACTTGATCCGCTGGGCGATATCCTCGAAACTCTCATACGGCTTCTTGTTCCGCCCCTCGACCAGTTCCCACATGAGCTTCTTCCCGATGCCGGGAAGAAGATGGAACATATGGAGCTTCGGCGTGATCGGAACCGCCTTGTTGAAGAAATCAACAAAACGCGCCTCATCCTCCTTCACAATCGCCTCGATCGCAAAGGGGAGTTCGACCCTGGCGGTGTTGGTCAGGTCAGTATAACTGATCCGGCGCTTCACCCGCTCGACCTTGTCCCGCTCGTTCTCGCCGATATAGACCGAATCATGGATCTGAATATCGGCGCCTCTCTTCGGGATCAATTCGAGGATCTTGAACTGACCTGTTCCCACCGCCTGCACGACAGGTTCGCGCTTGAAGCCGCGTCTCTGGTCTTCAACACGACCCTGGAGAAGTACATCCACAACTACTGCGTAGATCTCCTTTTTCTCAGCCTTCATAGCAACCCCTCAGAGATGAGTGATTACCATCTCCAGAATAGCATCGAGTTCCTCGCCAGTGAGCGTGTACCGCTCCTTGGCATAGATCGCTCTGAGCTCATCCCTCGATCTGGGCATGATATTTGCGATCCTGAACGCGATGTCAGGTTTCATCTTTTCAAGAGCGAGGAGTTTGTCGACGAGGGCGCGTGACTGCTCGGCTGAGGTCTTGGAAAGGTGATTGGCATGCTCAATGCTCTGACGGAGCTCATAGGACATCTCCTGCCCGGCATCAAGACGCCGCGCTTCGACCTGTGCGAGCTGGTCCTTCATCTCCGGAAGGGCGATCCGCTCCTCGCTAATTACTCCTTTAACCTTCATGCCAATCACTCGGTGGACATTATACTTTCTGAGGCTTTAGATGTTGTGGTCTGGAAATTACAATCTTCACACTGTTCCCATCGGGAACCTCGACGACCCAGGCGCGGCCACGCTGACCAACGACTGTCCCGGTTCTCCCGTGGAACCTCCGGTGGGGCATACCCTTCTGGATACTCGGTTCACAGACGATGTGGACCTTCTGCCCCATCTCGAACTTCTGGATCACTGCAGTCGGCGGGACAATGCCCCGGCGCCTGAGATCCTTCTTCAGCTTATACCGCGTCTTTTTCCTCGGACCGTTATGATGAGCCATCTCATTCACCACTCTCTGGTTCTTCTACCAGCACTACATCGAGGCTGGTGACACGAGCTTCTTTGCCCAGGAGCCCAGCAAGACTTGGGGTTGTCCGTCCGTCATCCCCGGAGACCAGTTCCTTGATATAGAGACCGGCCTCACCGACGACCTCGATGACGAACTTCCCATCCTGCATCCCCGGAGATTGAATATTTATAACCCCGCGTTCCCTGATCTTGTCGGCCCGGCGGTGCGCCACCCGTTTCGGAGTGCGCTGGTGAATCGTAACACCGTTCAACCGGTCCAGTACGGATCTGAGTTCGTCCAGGGAAATATCTTCATCGATCTCTACGAGAATCCTGTATTTTTTATGCGCTTTGTTCGATTTAAGGGTTTCCACCTCAGCGTGAGAACTCCATGCAGTCAGTTTGACTGCAACGCGCCCGTCCGCACGCTCGTTGATCAACGCCTCCAGCGTGGCAAGGTCGACCTCCCGGCGCTTCGGGTTGAGCATCTCCATCACGAAAGGCCGGCCGGTCCCGAGCATCCTGGCATCGATGTCTTCTCTGCCTGAACCATGGAGGACCGCCGTTTCGGCCTCGAAGACTTCGGTCGCCGGACGGCCGATGAGTTCTTCCACCGAATCGGCGTACATCTTGCCGGTGTAGTTGCACCGCTCGCACCCCTTGCCGCGGCAGACCCTGCAGTCCCAGTGGGTCTGCGGGATCCCGCGCTCGTACTTGCAGTACCGCCCCCGGAAATAGACCGGGTTGACCTCGATCTCCACCTGCTCCTCTGCCAGGTTGAGGATGGCAACGACATCAGGCCGCTTGAACTCCACAGTCTTCCCGGTCAGGGCCGAGACCGCCTTGCCGACCTCACGGTTCAGTTCCGACTTGATCGGCTCGGGGTCGGTGAGGGAGAGGTCCGACCAGACCATCTCCTCACTCTCGGCGATGAGCGGGGGCACCCGCGTCCCGACCAGGAAGGTCGCATACTCGGTTCCCTCCAGGGCGTCGACGACGCGGGCCGCCCACCTGTCCACCAGGTCGAAGGCGCGGTCACAGACCCAGCACTCCTCCGGCTCTTTGGTGAAGGGTTCGTTCTTCGCCAGGGCATGGGCGGTTCGCAGGGCCAGACCGCGTTCTTTGTTCGACAGCCCGAACGAGCGCTTCCCGAAGAAGCGCCCGAGACAGTGGTCGCAGATCGGACCATATTCCAGGACCGCCCCGACCGTCTCGATCAGATCCATTCAGCTCTCTCTCCTGTCAAGTTCGTTGTGCAGCACCACGATCGCCTGATCGGCATGGAGGACTCTCGGCCCCAGGGAGTAGGACGGAAGCCCGCCGGTCTGTTCCTCTTCCTCCCCGGTGAAGTTGAGGTGGTCGGAGAGGAGGACGGTCTCAGGCAGAGACGACGCCTCGCGCACGTCCTCGCCCCCCTCGTCCAGGACCGCACACGAGCACTCTGCGAGCACCGCGGCAAGCCCTCCTTTCCGCACCAGCACGCCCGGACTCGCCTCACGGAAGGTCGTTCCGCATGGGAGAGCCAGAGCCTTCTTGATCAGGCCTGCGATGTTGCGCTCGTCGGGGCTGAGGTTTCTCACCTTCGCCCCGGAAAAACAGATCGTCTTCGGACCCTTCGGCTCGCCCAGCAGGACAAGCCAGCACTCGGCGTTCCGTCTCATCCCATGGGAGAGACAGAGAGAGGCCGCCACGCACCGGCAGAGTTCATCCATCCGGCCGGCACCAGGGAGATCGTTCAGCGAAAAACCGGGGTCAGTGCTCCCCCGGTGCCCGACCACGACAAAACGTCTCATCCTACTGCATCTTCCCGAACCGTTTCATCATGCGCTGCATGGAGAACTTGCTCCCCCGCATTCCCTTCAGCGCACGCTGCATGATCCGATAATATTTGAGGAGTTCTCGCACGTCCTCGGGGGGCACGCCCGACCCCTGCGAGATCCGCTGGACCCTGGGGCCCGAGATGATCTGGGGGTCGTCGAGTTCGGCGGGGGTCATCGAGTCCATGATCACCTTGTAGCGGTCCATCTTCGTCGAGGTGACATCATAGGCATCGTCCGGGATCTGCATCCCGCCCATCGGGAGCATGGACATCACCTGCTTGAGCGGCCCCATCTTGTTCACCGCCTCAAGCTGTTTGTACATGTCTCGCAGGGTGAACTTCCCCCTGAGGATAGCGTTGACGTCCATCTCGTCCTCGGAGATGACCTCCTCGGCCCGCTCGACCAGGGCCTTCAGGTCGCCCATCCCGAGCAGCCTGGAGATGAACCCGTCGGCGTCGAAACGCTCCAGGTCGTCGGTCGTCTCCCCGGCACCGATGAAGACGATCCCGCTCTTCGTCTCCGAGACCGCGGAGAGGGCGCCGCCGCCCTTGGCCGTGCCGTCCATCTTGGTGAGCAGCACGCCGTCGATCCCGATGGCGTCGTTGAACCGCCGCGCCTGATCCCTGGCCTGCTGGCCCAGGGCGGCGTCGATGACGAGCCACCGGTGGTCGGGGCGGGCGATCTCGTTGATATTGACGATCTCCTCGATCAGTTCGTCCTCAAGGGCATGACGCCCCTGGGTATCGATGATGATGACCTCGGTCTCCTCGAAGTGTTTCATCCCCTCGCGAACGATCTTGAGAGCGTCATGCTCGTCAGGACTGCCGACGATCGGGACGTCCACCTTCGCGCAGAGGGTGGCGAGTTGCTGGTAGGCGCCCGGCCTGAAGGTGTCGGCGCAGATCACCCCGACCTTCAGCCCCTTGCGCTTGAAATAGCGCGCGAGCTTCCCGGTCGTGGTGGTCTTGCCGCTCCCCTGCAGCCCGGCCATCAGGATCGTCTGCGGGGCAAGGTCGACCTTGCCGGCCCCGCCCATCAGCCCGACCAGTTCCTGGTAGACGATCCGCAGCACATGCTCGCGGACACTCATCCCCCGCGGCGGTTCCTCCTCCAGGGCCCGCTGTTTGATCGACTGGGAGAGTTGCATGACGAGCTTGACATTCACATCGGCCTGGAGGAGGGCGCGCTGGAGGCTGCGCACCAGTTCATCCACTGCCGCCCGGTCGACGACTGTCTTGCCTGCGAGTTTCTTGACCGCGTCTTTCAAAGACGAACTGAGCGAGTCGAGCACCATTTGAATCTATTCCTCCGCACCGAGAAGTTCGCCGACCACGGCTTCGGGCCTGAAGGGGACGATGTCGCTGTAGGCCTGCCCGGTCCCCAGGAAGAGGATCGGTTTGCCGATCGTCTGGGCGATCGAGATCGCCGCACCGCCCCTGGAGTCCATGTCGGCCTTGGTAAGCATTACGGCGTCGGTTCCGACCAGGTCGTTGAAATCCTTGGCCCGCACCACGGCGTCGTTGCCCGCCACCGCCTCGTCGACATAGACCACCAGGTCAGGTTTCATCACCCGGCGGATCTTTTCGAGCTGGTTCATCAGGTTCTTGCGGTTGTGGAACCGACCGGCCGTATCGGCGAGGACCACGTCGATCCCGTGCCCTCTGGCGTACTCGACAGAGTCATAGAGGACCGCCGCCGGGTCCGAACCCTCCTGATGCTTGATCACCTTGATGTCAAGCCTTCGGCCATGCTCGGCGATCTGGTCGATCGCCCCGGCCCTGAAGGTGTCCCCGGCCCCGATCACGACCGAGTGGCCGTTCGCTTTGAGGTAGTGGGCTATCTTCGCGATGGACGTTGTCTTCCCGGTCCCGTTCACCCCGGTGATCAGGATCTTCACCGGCCGGTCGTGCGCCTTGATGTACTCAAGGAGATCAAGCCCTTCGCCGAGAACCTTCAGGAGGGCGCCACGCAGCGCCGACATCACGATCTCGTCGACCGACGTGCCGATCTTGCGGTGGCTCCCGACGAGATCCTCGCGCATATACCCGATGATCGCGTCGGTCACCTCAAGGGCGACATCGTTCTCCAGAAGGACCATCTCGAGTTCGAAAAGGGGCTCTTCGATATCTTTCTCCGAGATCACCAGTTCGCGCTCGAGCACGAGGGTCTTGACCCTGGAGACGAGACCGCCAAACCTCTTGCGCTCCTCTGCCGGTCGTACCTCGGGTGCCGCCGGCGCAGGTGCGCGGGGCGCAGGTTCGGGCGCGGGGGCCAGGGGTTCGGGTAAAGGTTCAACCGCCGGTTTTTCCGGCTCAAAAACAGGTTCACCGACCTCTGCAGGAGCAGGGGCCGGGATCTCGGGCCTGACCTCCTCACGAACCGCCTCACCGGCGGCGTCCTGAATGGAGTGGCCAAACTTCTCCTTGATATTCTGCAGTTTGTTCTTCAGGCCCTCAAACATGGGGATTACCTGCCCGGAGCTGTCTGCTGCTGTTGACGGTAGGCAGCATCAAGACGGGCCGCGATCTCGTTCATCTGCCTCTTAAGATTCTCGATCGCCTCGGCGATCTTCTTCTCCGAGGCCTCAAGCTCGCGTGCCCGTCCCTCAAGGAACGAGATTGCGTCCTCATTGCTGCGTTCGACGGTGACATCCGCCCCAATGGCGACCAGCACTTTTTCAGCGTCAGGGACCGTTGCCCTGACACTCACGCCGCCGCCGAGCGGGAGAAGAACCGTACCGTCCTGAGCCTCACCAAGGGACCGGAGGGTCTCGATCGCCGCGAAGGCCTCGACCCTCTGCTGATCCATCATCTCCAGTTGCCTGGCAAAGACTTCTGCCTGCTGTCCGTACTCGTTGAGATAATACTGGAGTGACTGCAACTCCCTCGGGTCGGCTTGTTCCATGGACTTAGTCACCTACTACGGTAACGCCATCGATTGAGATATACCTTCTCTTCAGGTTGTGTTTACTACCGATATCGGCGTAAATGTGTTCCTTTGCAACCTTCTCATTCGGGGCCTCGACGACCTTCGTGAAGGACTGCCTGGTCTCACCCATCTGACAGGCGCCCGTAATTTCAAACTTCTGCATCTCCATTCTGCTCACTCCAGAAAGCCAAACACTTCCTCAATCCGTCCGAGTTCAAAACCGGTGGTCTCGAACCCGGCGATATATCCCTTGCTGTTCGCAAGAACCCCGGTCCCGACGAGGCCACTGCCCATATTCACCGTGCCCGTTCCGATCACGAGCCCTTCCGCACACCCGGCGAGATCGGCGATCTCGGCTTCGGTGCTCCGTGCATGGACAAGGACACCCTTGTTGGTGGCGACCGCGGCCATCCCGACGGTCCTCACACCGGCGAAGGTCAGTCTACGCACCGGCACTCCGAGGAACGTCCCGATCTCCTCTGCCACCTCTTTCGACATCTCAGGGTGTACCGCAGCGAACGAGTCGTTGGCAAGGATCACGTTCCCGGCTGCGTTCATCGAAGTTCCGAGAGTCATTATCTCTCCATATTCCCCGAGCACGGCAAGTTCCTCCTCGGTTGCAAGCCCGCTCACCACCATCCCGTTCGAGTTCCCGGCGAGGAGCGAACCGATGATCGATGATCCCTGGACCGTCGTTCTGACGACCTCGACATCAAGCGCCCCGGCTACTCTCTCCACAAACTCCTCGGTCGCTGTGGGGGGAACGACTGCGAACTCCTCGAAGGCCCGCGCGAAGACACCGATATGAGGATCGGCGGCAAAGTCGATCGTTCTCTCCATTTCACTCCTCAGCGAGTTCGGCCTGGACCTGCCCGTCCTCGAACTTCATGGCACGGACCCTGATCGATGCCGGCGGCTTCCCGGCCCCGCGCTCCCAGACCTTCTCGTTGATGCTGCTGTCGAGCTTGATGCTCTCGCTCTTCATGTGCCTGACAAGATATGCCCTGATATCTTTAATCGCAACATTGCAGCGCCGCCGTCTCGGGGCGCGCCTGGTGTCGCGGAGAGGAACAATATAGATCTGCTCTTTGAGTGCCTCTACCATATCTCTACACCTTCAGCGTGCTTCTTCTCCACATGCGCCTCTTGGGGTGGGATACCACCTGGCGCTTTGTCCGAACCATCACCCACGCAGGAACACGGCGGTTCTGCATGCATGCCTTTGCCAACCGGACCTTGCGGCCCTTGGAAATTTTGCTCATAGTTATCACCGTCATCAGGTGCCGGTCGCACCTGTGACCAGGGACTGCTCGTGGCGTGCAGGAAAGAGCTCCGCGCACTGTTGGCCCATCCGCCCGACCGCAGCCCTGATCTCGTACTCATAATCACCGTTTTCGATGGTACCGGTCTCGCCATAGGCGACACAGAGGTGCCGTGCGGCGAGACGCTGCACTTCGGCCTTCCCGAAGCCGAGGAGCGGACGGACATAGGAGCAACCGTACCGGTCGGCGAGGCTCATTGCATCGCCCCGCGTCAGCATCGGCACGCGGTCGTTCAACCGTGTCCCATCCGCGACCACTTCATACTCCTTTGCGAGCAGACGAACCGCCCGGCGATGAACCGCCGTGATGGCGGTGCATGGGTGGCCGTCTCTGACCACCTGCTCGGCCGCCGCCACCAGACACTCCGGACCCAGCGACCATTTTCGCCATGGGAATCCAAGTGCCCTGGCCGCAGCCTCGACAGACGGTACCTCCCGCAGGGGGTCGAAGACAAAGGTATTGAGTTCGACCTCATAGTCGCGGGAGAGGAGCACCGCAGCAAGGGCGCTGTCTTTTCCTCCACTGAAGAGCAGACCGGCTTTCATCTACTTCCGCGTGATCCGAAACTCTTTCTTCTTCGGGGCGATCTGCACCAGCAGTGCCTTCAACTGCTCGTCAGAGATCTTCTGCCGAATACGGCCGCTCTGCGCGAGCATCACCAACTGCTGTTCGATCGCCTGTGCAAACTCGGGTTTCGCGAGTTTGATCGTATTCAGCCGTTCGCGCGCTTCGGGTTCAAGGATCTGCATGAGCGCGAGCTGCATCTCTGACTCAGCACGTTTCTGCCGTTCCGCTTCGCCTTGCTGATCCACGGCCTGCTGCTGGAGTTGCTCCAGTCTCTTGCGTCGGATCTCAGAGAGTTCGTCGTCACCCATCAGCATCCCTCACATTCAGTAGTGCGCGAGTTCAGGCACGGACTCTGTTGCCGACGCCTTCTGGCTGTTCGCAGCGCTGTCCAGGAATGCGCGGCCCTTCGCAGAGACCTGCCGGCCATCGCGCACCTTCTCGACGAGACCTTCGGCCTCGAGCTGCTGGAGCGCCTTTCTCAGGATCGAGCCGCTCCCCTTCTTGAACCGGTTCGGGTTGGAGCCGCGGTTCCGGGCCCCACCGTATGCGGTCCTCAGTCTCTCCACGCCGACCGGGCCGTCAATGTAGATCCGACGGAGGACGGCTGCCGTCCTGACATACCACCAGTCGGGATCCTCAGGAGGCATTTCCTTGTGGATCCCGGTCTTGGCAAAAGCCGCCCATTCTGGAGGCTCAATGGCAGGGAGCTCCTTTAACTCACGGGCCACCTGCGGGATGAGCATCTCAGCCGGGATGTCATATACAGTTGTCATTGGTTAACCTCACTGTAACTATCGATGTTACCAGTCTTTATCTATTTGCCATGGATGTTTTTATATATTTCGAGCGGCAAAACCCGGGCTTTTTCTGGCAATCTGACCTCGAATGCCCGGAGAAGAGAGGGATCGGATCAGGCTCGCCCGCTTCCCTTCCGCTTCTCAGCAAGGACCATCGTTCGGCCCCGAACCCCAACGAGTGCAGCGCCTGCACGGCGTGCGATCTCATCGGCGT contains:
- the rsmA gene encoding 16S rRNA (adenine(1518)-N(6)/adenine(1519)-N(6))-dimethyltransferase RsmA, with protein sequence MKARHDQHFLLDRRAVGRIVDLAGDLVGRRVLEIGPGRGVLTAALLEAGARVVAVELDGSLVEELSFTFADEIESGRLEIVHGDATRVPFPPFEIVVANLPYSASSPITFRLLEAGFERAVLMYQREFAERMAATVGTPDCGRLSVMVQTYADVELCFNLGPGSFSPPPQVASMVVRLTPHEPPYFIADREVYADVVRELFSHRRKTVRNGLRGAKGIFGKEELDRVFAELPDEVLTLRPEALSMMTFAMVANLLAPQEE
- a CDS encoding DUF655 domain-containing protein — protein: MKAEKKEIYAVVVDVLLQGRVEDQRRGFKREPVVQAVGTGQFKILELIPKRGADIQIHDSVYIGENERDKVERVKRRISYTDLTNTARVELPFAIEAIVKEDEARFVDFFNKAVPITPKLHMFHLLPGIGKKLMWELVEGRNKKPYESFEDIAQRIKSIPNPTKLIVGRVMEELEDPEIKYRLFTAR
- a CDS encoding RNA polymerase Rpb4 family protein; protein product: MKVKGVISEERIALPEMKDQLAQVEARRLDAGQEMSYELRQSIEHANHLSKTSAEQSRALVDKLLALEKMKPDIAFRIANIMPRSRDELRAIYAKERYTLTGEELDAILEMVITHL
- a CDS encoding 50S ribosomal protein L21e, whose product is MAHHNGPRKKTRYKLKKDLRRRGIVPPTAVIQKFEMGQKVHIVCEPSIQKGMPHRRFHGRTGTVVGQRGRAWVVEVPDGNSVKIVISRPQHLKPQKV
- a CDS encoding tRNA pseudouridine(54/55) synthase Pus10, whose amino-acid sequence is MDLIETVGAVLEYGPICDHCLGRFFGKRSFGLSNKERGLALRTAHALAKNEPFTKEPEECWVCDRAFDLVDRWAARVVDALEGTEYATFLVGTRVPPLIAESEEMVWSDLSLTDPEPIKSELNREVGKAVSALTGKTVEFKRPDVVAILNLAEEQVEIEVNPVYFRGRYCKYERGIPQTHWDCRVCRGKGCERCNYTGKMYADSVEELIGRPATEVFEAETAVLHGSGREDIDARMLGTGRPFVMEMLNPKRREVDLATLEALINERADGRVAVKLTAWSSHAEVETLKSNKAHKKYRILVEIDEDISLDELRSVLDRLNGVTIHQRTPKRVAHRRADKIRERGVINIQSPGMQDGKFVIEVVGEAGLYIKELVSGDDGRTTPSLAGLLGKEARVTSLDVVLVEEPESGE
- the trmY gene encoding tRNA (pseudouridine(54)-N(1))-methyltransferase TrmY, translated to MRRFVVVGHRGSTDPGFSLNDLPGAGRMDELCRCVAASLCLSHGMRRNAECWLVLLGEPKGPKTICFSGAKVRNLSPDERNIAGLIKKALALPCGTTFREASPGVLVRKGGLAAVLAECSCAVLDEGGEDVREASSLPETVLLSDHLNFTGEEEEQTGGLPSYSLGPRVLHADQAIVVLHNELDRRES
- a CDS encoding signal recognition particle protein Srp54 produces the protein MLDSLSSSLKDAVKKLAGKTVVDRAAVDELVRSLQRALLQADVNVKLVMQLSQSIKQRALEEEPPRGMSVREHVLRIVYQELVGLMGGAGKVDLAPQTILMAGLQGSGKTTTTGKLARYFKRKGLKVGVICADTFRPGAYQQLATLCAKVDVPIVGSPDEHDALKIVREGMKHFEETEVIIIDTQGRHALEDELIEEIVNINEIARPDHRWLVIDAALGQQARDQARRFNDAIGIDGVLLTKMDGTAKGGGALSAVSETKSGIVFIGAGETTDDLERFDADGFISRLLGMGDLKALVERAEEVISEDEMDVNAILRGKFTLRDMYKQLEAVNKMGPLKQVMSMLPMGGMQIPDDAYDVTSTKMDRYKVIMDSMTPAELDDPQIISGPRVQRISQGSGVPPEDVRELLKYYRIMQRALKGMRGSKFSMQRMMKRFGKMQ
- the ftsY gene encoding signal recognition particle-docking protein FtsY, producing MFEGLKNKLQNIKEKFGHSIQDAAGEAVREEVRPEIPAPAPAEVGEPVFEPEKPAVEPLPEPLAPAPEPAPRAPAPAAPEVRPAEERKRFGGLVSRVKTLVLERELVISEKDIEEPLFELEMVLLENDVALEVTDAIIGYMREDLVGSHRKIGTSVDEIVMSALRGALLKVLGEGLDLLEYIKAHDRPVKILITGVNGTGKTTSIAKIAHYLKANGHSVVIGAGDTFRAGAIDQIAEHGRRLDIKVIKHQEGSDPAAVLYDSVEYARGHGIDVVLADTAGRFHNRKNLMNQLEKIRRVMKPDLVVYVDEAVAGNDAVVRAKDFNDLVGTDAVMLTKADMDSRGGAAISIAQTIGKPILFLGTGQAYSDIVPFRPEAVVGELLGAEE
- the pfdA gene encoding prefoldin subunit alpha produces the protein MTKSMEQADPRELQSLQYYLNEYGQQAEVFARQLEMMDQQRVEAFAAIETLRSLGEAQDGTVLLPLGGGVSVRATVPDAEKVLVAIGADVTVERSNEDAISFLEGRARELEASEKKIAEAIENLKRQMNEIAARLDAAYRQQQQTAPGR
- the rpl18a gene encoding 50S ribosomal protein L18Ae, giving the protein MEMQKFEITGACQMGETRQSFTKVVEAPNEKVAKEHIYADIGSKHNLKRRYISIDGVTVVGD
- a CDS encoding translation initiation factor IF-6, which translates into the protein MERTIDFAADPHIGVFARAFEEFAVVPPTATEEFVERVAGALDVEVVRTTVQGSSIIGSLLAGNSNGMVVSGLATEEELAVLGEYGEIMTLGTSMNAAGNVILANDSFAAVHPEMSKEVAEEIGTFLGVPVRRLTFAGVRTVGMAAVATNKGVLVHARSTEAEIADLAGCAEGLVIGTGTVNMGSGLVGTGVLANSKGYIAGFETTGFELGRIEEVFGFLE
- a CDS encoding 50S ribosomal protein L31e — its product is MVEALKEQIYIVPLRDTRRAPRRRRCNVAIKDIRAYLVRHMKSESIKLDSSINEKVWERGAGKPPASIRVRAMKFEDGQVQAELAEE
- a CDS encoding 50S ribosomal protein L39e, with product MSKISKGRKVRLAKACMQNRRVPAWVMVRTKRQVVSHPKRRMWRRSTLKV
- a CDS encoding DUF7411 family protein is translated as MKAGLLFSGGKDSALAAVLLSRDYEVELNTFVFDPLREVPSVEAAARALGFPWRKWSLGPECLVAAAEQVVRDGHPCTAITAVHRRAVRLLAKEYEVVADGTRLNDRVPMLTRGDAMSLADRYGCSYVRPLLGFGKAEVQRLAARHLCVAYGETGTIENGDYEYEIRAAVGRMGQQCAELFPARHEQSLVTGATGT
- a CDS encoding DNA-binding protein; this encodes MGDDELSEIRRKRLEQLQQQAVDQQGEAERQKRAESEMQLALMQILEPEARERLNTIKLAKPEFAQAIEQQLVMLAQSGRIRQKISDEQLKALLVQIAPKKKEFRITRK
- a CDS encoding 30S ribosomal protein S19e, with product MTTVYDIPAEMLIPQVARELKELPAIEPPEWAAFAKTGIHKEMPPEDPDWWYVRTAAVLRRIYIDGPVGVERLRTAYGGARNRGSNPNRFKKGSGSILRKALQQLEAEGLVEKVRDGRQVSAKGRAFLDSAANSQKASATESVPELAHY